The sequence below is a genomic window from Acetobacter vaccinii.
ACCGCTCCAGGTCGGTTACAGCGACTGGCCGGGCTGGGTGGCCTGGCAGGTGGCGATCGACAAGCACTGGTTCAAGGACGCAGGGGTTGATGTCTCGTTCCAGTGGTTCGATTATAGCGCCTCGCTGGATGCGTATGCTTCTGGCAAGCTGGATGGTATTCTTGCCACCAATGGTGATGTGCTGGTTACGGGTGCCAATGGCCGCAAGGGTGTCATGGTGCTGGTGGGCGATTATTCCGACGGGAATGATATGATTGTGGCTGCGCCGGGTATTACCAGCGTGGCAGAACTGAAAGGCAAGAAGGTCGGGGTCGAGCGTGGGCTGGTGGAGCACCTGCTGCTGCTAGTAGCCTTGCAGAAGGCAGGCCTGAAGGAAGACGATATTACGCTGGTGGATACCAGAACCAACGAGACACCGCAGGTTCTGGCATCGGGCGAAGTGGCGGCCATTGCAGCCTGGCAGCCCAATTCCGGGCAGGCGCTGCGGCAGGTGCCGGGGGCACGGCCGGTGTTTACCTCTGCCCAGGTGCCGGGCCTGATTTATGATGTGCTGGCCGTTGACCCTGTCAGCCTTAAGGCCCATCCGGATGAGTGGAAGCGGGTTGTGAGTGTGTGGAAAAGGGTCGTCGCATTTGTGAACGACCCCAAGACACAGGACGAGGCGCTGGAGATCATGGCGCGCAAGGTCGGGCTTAAACCTGTGGCCTACAAGAAGCTGCTGGCAGGTACCCACCTGCTGACACTGGATGATAATACCAAGGTGTATGAAAAGAACGACACCCTGCAATCTATTTACGGTTCGACCGAAAACGCGAACCTGTTTAACGTCAAATACGGTGTTTATAAAACCCCGCAGAATGTCGATAGCTATATCGACCCGGCTATCATCAAGGCTCTGGCACACTAAGGTCCTGTGGGTGGGGGCTGCTGGTAGCTCCCACCTTACAACTCCGGTCCAGACCTAGGCCACATCCCTTTGCTGCGTAAAACATCGCGCGTGTGCAGGGCAATCATCGCATCTTCATCCGTGGGGATGATGTGGATTTCAACAGGGCTATCGGCTGTGCTGATACACCCTGTGCCTTTTGTATTGGCTTCTGCATCCAGCCTGAGGCCAAGCCATCCCAGTTTCTGCACCACGCTGGCTCGGATGTCGGGCTGGTTCTCCCCAATGCCACCGCTAAAAATCAGAGCATCCACCCCCCCCAGGGCACAGGCCATGGCGGCAGCCTCGCGCGTGATATGGTAGATGAAAACCTCTACCGCTCTGGCGGCCTCCGGTGTGCTGCTGGCCAGAAGGGTGCGGATATCTCCTGATAAACCGTTGGAAAGAGCCAGTAGGCCAGAGTGCTGATACAGCAGGTTCCGCACAGCTTCCGTATCCATCTGACAGTTGTTTTGCAGATAGAGCACCACGGCCGGGTCGAGCGCTCCACAGCGGGTACTCATGACAAGCCCATCAAGGGGCGAAAAGCCCATGGTGGTGTCAATGCTCTTTCCATTGTCTATCGCACACAGGCTGGCACCACTGCCCAGATGGGCTGCAATGACCCGACCTGTTGCCAGATGCGGGGCTGTCTGGCGTAAACGCTGGACAATGTATTCGTATGACAGACCATGGAAACCATATCGGCGGATACCAGCCTCCATATAGCTGTGTGGTAGAGCAAAACTGCGGGCGCAGAAGGGCATGTTGTGGTGGAATGCCGTGTCAAAACAGGCGACCTGGGGCAGGTCGGGGCGTAGCGTATGTAAAGCCTCTATGGGTTCGAGGTTGTGGGGCATATGCAGGGGGGCAAGCGGTGTCAGCGCAGCCAGGGCCTGAACAAGTGCTGGGGTAATGTATTCGGGCTGGCTGTGTGCGGGGCCACCATGCACAATACGGTGGCCAATGGCTGTGATGTCACGCACGCCCAGAGTGCTGTCCACCTGTTTGAGTATTTCCCCCAGAACAGTGGCGTAGGGCACATCCGCATGGTTCCAGCGCTGTTCGGCCCGTAAAATGCCCTTGTTGTCCCGTAGCGTGAAATGGGGGGCTGGGCCGGTCATATCCGTATGTCCGGCTAGCAGGGTATCTACCGTATCATCTGGCTGAATGTGACAGACGGACAGCTTGATGCTGGATGAGCCTGCGTTTAACGCAATGATGATATCCGACATTGGCATGGCTGCTCCTGCATGCTCCTGGGAGGCGGTTTTCAGAAATGACAGTGGCTGCACAGGATGTTCCGGTTGGGCGGTGAGAGTGTCGAGCCGTGACGCTGGCATATTCAGGGTTTTTCAACCAGTCCGACAGAGGTGAAAAACGGCGGCAAATAGCGGTGGAAACGAGAGTCTCCTGTTTGAAGTGCAAAAAGCTGTATTGAAAAAACTATTGCCTTTCAGAGTGTTACAGGCGCGCGTTTGGTGTTTGCCACGATGTGGAAGGCACGGAGGGCGGGATGTTTAATGTCCGTCAATAAGTCGTGAAACCTCAACAAATCTGTCATTTGGAAAGCAGTGCAAAATATGCCTATTTGTGCCGGGATATTTCCATGGCATGCGTACGGATGATATGAATTCCATCACCAGTAACACTTCCATGGCGTGTATGCATTCTATCGCCAATGATGGAATGACCTTGCGACCGACCGAAACTGGCGGTCGGGTTATGGAACTTTTCCGTGATTACGCGGATATTAACCTGATCTGCGTGGCGGATGACTGGAACAGGCCTTTAGGGTTGATAGAGCGGCAGCATTATCTGTCGCTTATGTCCAGCCCATATGCTTACGCGCTGTACCACAAGCGCCCCCTGACATTGATGATGGACGCCCAACCCCTGATTGTGGAGGCCAATACCCCAATCCCTGTTTTTACCCACAAGGTTCTGAGCCGGGATGAAAACAGCATGCACAAGGGGTTCATTATTGTAGAAAATGGCATTTACCTTGGTACAGCCACACCGTTTGATCTTATTCGTGCGTCCTATATGCACAGCACAAACATGTCCAAGATGCTGCATGAAAAAACGCAGATCCTGAATGATATTTTTTCTGAAATAACAACAACGACCCAGTCCATCAATCAGGGTGCGGAAACTCTGAAGCATGAATCGGATACGCTTTTTGTGCGTAATGACATGCAGAATATGAACCTTGTAAAATCAGACGATAAAATAAAAATTCTTATGGAGAGCACGGAAGAAAAAGCCGAGCAGATTGAAAGTTCACGCGTTTTTATCAAAAATGCAACGCAGGATATTGAAGCATCCTGTGGTCAGATCAATGATACGATAGAAAAATTTTACGAAATGTCGAATATTTCTTCCGACATTGGTAGTGTTCTCGAAATTATGGGGGATATTTCCTTCCAGATCCATATTCTGGGCGTCAATGCCTCTATCGAGGCGGCCCAGGCTGGAGATTACGGCAAAGGTTTTTCCGTTGTTGCGGATGAAGTGCGTAAACTTGCCGCTGTAACATCGAACTCGCTTGAGAAAATAAAGTCTCTTGTCAATTATTCCCGCACGACCATTCAAAACTGTGTGGAACTGATGAGTACTAATTCAAGCTCCCTGACTGAAATTACCAAGAAAGTTGATAATATCAGTAAGCTGTTCAATGAGTTTGGTATTTTTGCACAAACCCAGAAAGCAGAAATTCTGGACCTTTACAAATTGATGAGCGATGTGCGGGATTCCACACGCACTAATACGGAAACTGTGAACAAGACGAACGATATCTGCCAGATTCTCTTTTCCAATGTCTCTGACCTGACACGGCTGACAGCCCAGATATAGCCCGGACTGTCAGGGCATGCTTTGTAACGCCAGAGCTGCGGCCGAGGCGACATCATGCCGTAGTTGCACAACGCGCCCTTTTCCATTCGGGTGGACGCGGTTGGTCAGGATCAGCACAAAGCTGCGGGTATTAGGGGCAAGCCAGAGGGATGTGCCTGTAAACCCTGTATGCCCGAAAGAGTTGGACGGAAAATAATCCCCCCGCGGGGTAGAATAATGGGTGGCAATATCCCACCCCAAGCCGCGCAGGTCGTGCATACTCGCAGGCTGTTGGGGGGTGGACATTAACACCACATCCTGCGTGCTGAGTGGAAAAGGAGAGGGCAGGCCTGCCCGCCTGTTCAGAAGAGCCTGCGCGTAGAGGATGAGGTCATCCGCGCAGGAAAAAAGCCCCGCATGCCCGGCAACACCCCCCATGCGGCGAGCAGTTGGATCATGCACGACACCGCGCAGCATCATACCGGTTTCATCAAACTGCGTCGGGGCTATGGGGCCTGCGCCGTGGGGGCTCGGGGTAAAGCCGGAATGCTGCATGGCCAACGGGGCCAGAATATGGGTGGTTGCGTAGTCCGCCAGGCGTTGGCCAGAGAGTTTTTCAATCACCAATCCAAGGGTGATGAAGTTGATGTCACTATACAGAAAATGCGTGCCGGGTGGCGTGACCGGGCGGCAGGCCATGGTCAGGGCTATTGCGGTGTCGCGCCCTTGCCAAGGGGTATCCAGTGGCAGGTCAGGGGGCAGGCCGGAGTAGTGGGTGAGCAAATGGCGGATGGTAATGTCCTGTTTGCCGTTGGCGGCAAAGGCGGGCAGGTAGTGCCATACCGGCGTGTCCAGTGCGACCAGCCCTTGCGCGCGCAGTTGCATCAGGGCTGGGGCAGTCACAAGGGCTTTGGTGAGGGAGGCCATGTCAAACCGGGTATCCCAGGTCATGGTCTCGGGTGCTGGCACGATTGCGCGCTGGCCGAACACCCCTGTCCACACCACTTTGCCTTGGTGGCCGACCGCAGCGACTGCGCCGGGTGTCAGGCCAGTCTTCACAGCGGTTTGGAACAGTGCCTCAACCGCCTGAAAGCCCTGTGTGCCTGTGTCTGGGGTCGTCGCTTGCGCGATCGTGGGCCTAATGGCTGGAACCCCAGCTACGAATGCCAGCCCGGAAAGAAGAAGCGTGCGGCGCTTTGACAGGGCAGAAGGAGGCATTGGGTGGTTCTTTCAACAACATGCGGGAGAGGTTTGTCTGCACGGCCCTTGCCCCGCCGGGCGTCCCTCTGGTGTGGGGAAGAAGGGCAGTGTATCAGGTCAGGGAAAGATTGTTCCAGCCTGTAGAGGATTTCTGCACACTCATGTTCAGCTCAGCCCAGGATGTCATGCTGATCGGTGGGATTCCTGCTGTTCTGAGTGCCAACACAACAGGTACTCTTCTCCGTGGCGTGTTCCTTGGCCTTGGGGGGGAGGTGGACTTCTACGCCCCAACGCTTGCGGAACTGGAACAGCAGGGGGTTTCTGTCCTGCGTGGGTTTTTCAGGCTCTGCCGCAGGCAGGGGCGCTCCCCCTTGTTGCTGCGCGCCGCAGGTCAGCAGGGTTACGTAGTGGAAGACCTGTATGCCTGCCTGGAAGAGCCAGCCCGTAACAAGGGGATAGATTTGTACCGTGTGCTGAGGGAACAGACTCAGTGCTTCCATCAGGATAGTACAGATACTGCGGGTGAGATTGTCTATCTGGCCTTATAAGGCCCGTGATCGTAGTTTGTCCTGAGGCAGGGCAGACATAAAAAAGGGGAGGCCATATGGCCTCCCCTTTTCTGTTTTGGGTTCCTGTTGGAACAGTAATCAGCTTGCTGTCTGGGCGTTGTGGGCCGGACCAGGGCGGAGCATCGAAATGGCCAGAACAATAACGATGTTGAGGCACATGGAGATAAGCCCGGTGGAAACATTGCCCGAAAACAGCCCCAGGTTGATCGGGTGGATAGGCTTAAGTCCATCCATCCAGCACAGGCCAAGGCCGACCACGCTACCAACAACCCAGCCGGTCAGGATGGCGGCAGTGGACAGACGCAGGCGCAGCAGCCCCATGATGAGGGCCGGGAAGGTCTGCAGGATGATAACACCCCCCAGAAGCTGAAGGTCGATGGCGAACTTGGCGTTCAGGAACAGCACGCACAGCAGCGCCCCCAGCTTGACCAGCAGAGCCGTGATCCGGCTTGCCCGCACCGGGTTTGCCTGAGCAGGCAGCAGGTTCTTGGTCACCAGGTTGGCAGCGCCAATGGCCATGACAGCGGCAGGCACCAGCGCACCCACAGCAATAGCGGCCAGGCAGAAGCCAGCAAACCAGGAGGGAAAGACCTTCTGGAACAGCATGGGCACCACAAGCGAGTTGTTGGTGGTGACAATGCCAGCCGCATGCGCCATGAAGCCCAGCATGGCAATCAGCCCCAGCACGATGGTGTAAACCGGCAGGTAGACTGCGTTCTGGCGGATGGTGTCAGCCGAGCGTGAAGCCAGAATACCTGTCAACGTATGCGGGTACAGGAAGGCTGCAAAGGCGGAGGACAGCGCAAGCGTTGCATAAGGCAGCCCCTGGCCGGGTGCCAGCACCGTGGCGTGGTCGGCTGTGTTGGTAAACAGCGCCGCGTAGCCACCCGTATGCATGGGAATGACCGTAACCGCCACCAGAACGGCGATATAGATCATGATGTCCTTGATAAAGGCAGTCAGTGCCGGGGCATGCAGCCCACCCAGCCACGTATAGGCGGCAAGGGAGACAAAGGCGATGACCAGCGGCAGGTCACCGGGCAGACCAAGTGACTGCACAACAGTGCGAATACCGATAAGCTGAAGGGCAATATAGGGCATGACAGCGACAAGCCCTGTCAGCGCCACGATAATTTCGAGCGAACGACTGCCAAAGCGGGCACGGACAATATCCGCCGCCGTTGAATGGCCACCCGCATGCGCGATCTTCCACAGCTTGGGCATGACAAGGAAGATGAAGGGGTACACAATAATGGTGTATGGCAGCGCAAAGAAGCCATAAGCCCCCACGGCGTACACAAGGGCAGGCACCGCAATGACCGTGTAAGCGGTGTAGAAGTCACCCCCAACAAGGAACCACGTTACCCAGGGGCCGAACTCACGGCCACCCAGCCCCCATTCTTCATGGGAGTTGCCGCTTTTTTCCTTCTTGCTCAGAAGGCTGCGGATCCACTGGATGGAAGAGCCGATGATGATTGTCGCGGCAAAAAAGAAAACGAAGACACCAAGTGCCCACGGATCAATGTGGCTCATGCGTCGTGTCCCTTTTTCCAGACAACCCAGATAATCACGGATGTTACCGGCACCCAGGCGAACTGGTACCAGTAGAAAAAGGGAAAGCCGAGTATGACGGGGTCCGCCCGGTCATAGAACGGCATCCAGAGCAGGCCGATAAACGGTAGCAGCAAAAGCAGGTTTAGATATTTCATTGCCTGAAGCCGGTTGTTTTTGTTTTTTTGTGCGTAGTCGGCCCGACAATGACAATGAAATTGCCCTGTTGTCAATTATATAGCGCGATTCTGGGGCCTTGGGGTAAAAGCTGCTGCTTTTGTGATCGGCATGGCTGTTATGTTTTTGTCGCAGGTCAGCCCGGCCCTGATGGTATGGGGCCGGGCAGCCGGATCAGCGCGTCGTGTTGGTTTTGCGGTGCTGCAAGACCAGATTCAGCTTGTCGCTATACTGGCGGTAGCTGCCCTCTGGCACACAGCCCATTTCTTCCAGGTCTTCCAGGTCGGCACCATGGTTGATCCACTGGTTGACTTCACGAAAGTCCAGTTCGGTCGGGATGTCCTTGGGTTCGTAAACAACCGGGGCATCTCCGCCTTCGGTCGCGCCAAAAAGCACAAAGCTGTCGTCAGCAGGGGCCTTGACTGTGCTTAGGCTGAACTCCCCGCACAGCACCTGTTTTTTCTCGGCTGTGCTGTGCAGCGCCAGTTTACGAAAGCGCGGGTGCCCGCCAGCAAAGCGTGTTTCAAGCGTTTTCAGCGTAGAGCGGGTAAAAGGTGTTGCCGCTTTTTTGTCGCTGCCATCAAGCACGCTCTGGGCAACGGCCTGATGCCCGCAGGGGGCAACGGCAAGCAGGGGAATGGCCAGGCATGCGCCAAGGGCGAAAAGACGTTTCATAACAGTGTGTGTCTCCTGTCTGGGGGCGGTGGGGCGTCGGTCAGCGCGGTGCTGCGGCGGGCGGGATGGTTATGGCCGTATGGAACTGCCCGCTTGTCGCGTCCCACAGGACAACCCTGTCACCAGTCTGCCCGGCAATGTGGAGTGCCAACTGGCCTGCCCCCACACCAGCCAGCCCGGCGACATGCTCACCGGGTTGCAGGTTCAACTGCACGGGCAGGGTAGAGGTCGGGGGTGTCGGGGTGTCGGTCAGCGGGACGGAGGGCAGGGTGTGCGGGGTGGGGGCATTCATCCTGTGCAGGATAACCCCGACAAGGCCCGCTACACCAACCACAATCAGAAAGCCCATACCGATTACGGCGCTCATCAGGGCTTTGGAGGGTTTGTAGTCCTGCTCTGTCATGTCAGGACACCATGCCCTGGGCAATACGGTGCTTCATTTCACGGATAACGGCAGGCAACCCATCGGCTATGGCCTGACCGATCAGGAAATGACCGATATTGAGTTCGCGTATCTGTGGGATACTGGCAACGGGGCCGACATTGTCGAATGTCAGCCCGTGGCCTGCATGCACTTCCAGTCCTAGTGCGGCGGCCTGTGTTGCCGCCTGTTGCAGGCGTTCAATTTCTCCAGCCTGTCCTGTCGCGTAAGCACCGGTATGCAGTTCAACAACCTGCGCACCCGTTTGCGCGGCGGCTGCAATCTGCTCCGAGGCTGGGTCGATGAAGAGCGAGACCCGGATGCCCCGTGCCACAAGGCGCTGCACATAAGGGGTTAACTGCTCCAGTTGGCCAGCAACATTCAGGCCGCCTTCAGTTGTCAGTTCTTCCCGCCGTTCTGGGACAAGGCAGCAGGCGTGGGGGGATAACTCCAGCGCCAGTGCCTGCATTTCTGCCGTGGCCGCCATTTCCATGTTCAGGGGGGCAGCAATTTCGGTCCGCAGGCGTTGCAGGTCGGCATCGCGGATGTGGCGGCGGTCTTCACGCAGGTGGGCGGTAATGCCATCGGCACCGGCCTGCACGGCCAGCAGGGCCATGGCTACGGGGTCGGGGTGCGCCCCCCCGCGCGCGTTGCGAATGGTGGCAACGTGGTCGATGTTGACGCCAAGCCTGATGGGCAGTGTCATGCGGGTGTCCTTCTGTTGGCGCTTAACTGGGCGGCCAGCCTTATGGCGGCTTCCAGACTGTGTGGGTCTGCCCTGTCCTGCCCGGCAATGTCAAAGGCCGTGCCGTGGTCGGGGGATGTGCGGATAATAGGCAGGCCAAGCGTGACATTGACCCCGCCAGCCATGTCCAGCGTTTTCAGCGGGATCAGCCCCTGATCATGGTACATGCACAAGGCCACATCGTAACGGCTGCGGGCCTGGGGGGTAAACATGGTGTCGGAGGGGAGGGGGCCGCTTACATCGAATCCTTCCGAGCGCAGAAGAGTGATGGCGGGGATAATAACCTCGCGCTCCTCCAGCCCCATCAGGCCGTTTTCTCCGGCATGGGGGTTAAGCCCCGCCACGGCAATACGGGGGGCGTGGGGCAGGCCGAAGTCCCGCTGGAGCCCATGCGCCACGGTGCGTGCGGTGCGGACAATCAGGTCGGTGGTCAACTGTGTAATGGCGGTGCGGAGGGCTACATGGACTGTCACAGGCACAACCCGCAGAAGCGGACTGGCCAGCATCATGACTTCCTGCCCTGCGACACCGCAGAGTTCGGCAAGGTAGCTGGTGTGGCCGGGGTGGGTAAAGCCAGCCCCCTGTACCACATCCTTGCTGATGGGGTTGGTGACAATCCCACTGGCTTTGCCCTGCAAGGCCAGTTCTGTTGCAAGGCGGATGCTGTCGATAACACTGGTGGCATTCCGGGTGTCGGGTTTGCCGGGGCAGGCCGGGGCGGCCAATGGCAGCGGCAGTACAGGGATAGCGTGGGGAAAGACCTCGCCCCCTTGGGTAATATCCTGCACGACCTGTGTTGGCACATGGGGGGCCAGAAGGGTGGGGTCTCCCAGCCATACAAAGGCTGGACCATCCTGCTTCAGGCTATGCCAGGCTTTGATGGTAATTTCCGGCCCAATGCCCGAGGGATCACCTTGTGTCAGAACCAGCATGCCGAGCCTTTCCATAATCTGGCGGATACCACCGGAAAGGCGCAAGAAAAACTCAGAAACGCCCCGCCGTAAAGGTGGTCAGGAACTGTTGCAGCACGTTGGGGGCCAGTCCGCACTGTACCATATGGGTCATGTCCGGGCGCATGGCTTGGTACCATATCGGGTCAAAATGGCGGGATAGGCGGATACGGTCGGGCAGGTCGGCAGGCATATGCAGTAGGTGGTGGAAGGGCGGCAGATGGCTGAGAGCCGGGTCTTCCTCCGGCCTGTTGGATAGATAGAGGGTCGGGCTGAAAAAGGGATGGCCGGTGCGGTGTTCGCTATCGCCGGCGCGCAGGTAATGGTCGTAGCCGTTGACGTAGCCACCGGTGGCCAGGTTGGCCTCTGTCAGGTCAGCATGGTGGCTGCGATAGAAACGTTCATTAAACAGCATATGGGGGGAGCAATCATGCAGGCCCTCCGTGCAGTAGTGGTGAAAGCCAGATCGGTAGGTTCCATCCGCCAACCCGGCCATGGCGCTTGTACAGGTCAGCCGGTACCATTCCTCGTTGAAATAGCGGTTGGGGGAATGGCCGGAGGGCGCTCCATGGGCTGCGTACCAGTCTTCCAGTTCCGGGTCGGAGAGGGGGACTATATCCTCGTGCAGGGGGGCATATGTCTGCCTGTACCACGTGGGGTCAAAGGCATACCAAAGGGCCGAGGAGGGGGCAGATGACATGGGTGTGGGCGCAGCCTCGTCATGATGGAGAGGCATGATGTTACGGGTCGGAGGCTAATAAATTCTATACACGGACAGAGGTGTCGGGTCAGCCAGTGGGCTGCCGGAACAACCACCGCACAGCCTGCTTGATTCCGTGTGCATGATGGCGCTACCACTAGGCCATGGTCAGACTGATAATTATTGTTCCCTTCCTGTTGGCGCTTGTTGTTTTCAGCGCCAGTAACCAGGACCCGCTGGATATGTGGCTGCTTACCTATAGCTGGAAGTGCTCTGCTGGAGTACTGGCGCTGCTGGTGGCTGCTACGGCCTTTTTGCTGGGGGCTTTCTGCCTGTGGGTGGTGGAACTGCGCCAGAGCCGCCGCGCCCGCCGGGCGGAACAGCAGGTGCGCGAGCTTGAGGCTCAACTCGCCCAGCTTCAGGCTGCCAATGCCCAGCTTGCAGCACCGCCTGCTGGGGTTGTGACCCAAACACATTCTCTTGCTGAAAACGGAACGATACCCAATGTCTGACCAGACACGCACAACAGGTCTGATTGTTGCCCTCGATACCCAGTCTCCGGCGCAGGCCAGCCAGTGGGCGCAGGACGTTGGGCCTGCTGCAGGAATGCTCAAGCTGGGTATGGAATTTGCCTACGCGGCAGGGTTTCAGGCTGTGGCGGATGTGGCCGGTGGTCGTCCCCTGTTTCTGGATCTGAAGCTGCATGACATCCCCAATACAGTTGGGTCTGCCGTGCGTGCTTTGTCATACCTGCGGCCACGGATGCTGACCCTGCATGCAGGAGGTGGACGCGCCATGATGGAAGCAGCCCGCAAAGCATGTGATGAGGCCTTTCCCCAAGGTGAACGGCCCTTGCTGCTGGCAGTCACGGTGCTGACCAGTCTGGATGATCAGGGGCTTGCAGAAACCGGTGTGGAAGATGGTGCCCGAGCCCAAGTGCTGCGGCTTGGCAAGCTGGCCGTGCAGTCCGGGATTGATGGTCTGGTCTGCTCGGCTCAGGAACTGAGCATGCTGCGTGCTGAACTGGGTGACAACCCCGTGCTTGTGACACCCGGTATCCGCCCTGCGGGTGCCGCCAGTGGCGACCAGAAAAGGACCATGACCCCCGCTCAAGCGCGGGATGCCGGGGCAGACTGGATTGTGGTTGGGCGGCCCATTACCCAGGCGGCAGACCCTGCTGCGGCTGCGGCGGCAATTGCGGCTGAACTGGCGGGCTGAGGGATGGCGCATACGGGAGCGCAAAGCGTTGGTGTTAAAATCTGCGGCCTGACAGAGGCTGTAGGGTTTGATGCCTGTGTTGAGCATGGGGCCGACTGGGTCGGCTTTGTTTTTTTTCAGCGTTCCCCGCGCTTTGTAACGCCTGAGCAGGCACGTCAGCTCTCAGCCCGCACCATAGGGGGGCCAGCACGGGTTGGCCTGTTTGTGCGGCCAGATGCTGCCGTTATTGCTGATGTTCTCAAGCATGTCCGGCTGGATGTGTTGCAACTCTATACGAGTGTTGATGAGGCAGAGTGGTTTTCAAAGCACTTTGACTTGCCAGTGTGGCTGTCGCTGCC
It includes:
- a CDS encoding lipopolysaccharide assembly protein LapA domain-containing protein, which translates into the protein MVRLIIIVPFLLALVVFSASNQDPLDMWLLTYSWKCSAGVLALLVAATAFLLGAFCLWVVELRQSRRARRAEQQVRELEAQLAQLQAANAQLAAPPAGVVTQTHSLAENGTIPNV
- the pyrF gene encoding orotidine-5'-phosphate decarboxylase, with translation MSDQTRTTGLIVALDTQSPAQASQWAQDVGPAAGMLKLGMEFAYAAGFQAVADVAGGRPLFLDLKLHDIPNTVGSAVRALSYLRPRMLTLHAGGGRAMMEAARKACDEAFPQGERPLLLAVTVLTSLDDQGLAETGVEDGARAQVLRLGKLAVQSGIDGLVCSAQELSMLRAELGDNPVLVTPGIRPAGAASGDQKRTMTPAQARDAGADWIVVGRPITQAADPAAAAAAIAAELAG
- a CDS encoding phosphoribosylanthranilate isomerase, yielding MAHTGAQSVGVKICGLTEAVGFDACVEHGADWVGFVFFQRSPRFVTPEQARQLSARTIGGPARVGLFVRPDAAVIADVLKHVRLDVLQLYTSVDEAEWFSKHFDLPVWLSLPVSRRAELPATRVADRVLIEPKPPADATRPGGNGQQMDWSMMADWQPAFPWMLAGGLTPDNVAAAIARTGAPAVDVSSGVEEAPGIKSPAAIARFIRNAQAAITV